One Spea bombifrons isolate aSpeBom1 chromosome 1, aSpeBom1.2.pri, whole genome shotgun sequence DNA window includes the following coding sequences:
- the TNFAIP8 gene encoding tumor necrosis factor alpha-induced protein 8 isoform X3 translates to MATDVFNSKYLAVQAQKKILGKMASSKYIATTFIDDTSGEVLDDLYRMTKEYTHSKKDAEKIIKNLIKIVIKLAVLYRNNQFNQEEIATMEKFKRKVHQLAMTVVSFHQVEFTFDRNVLSKLLNECRELLHQVIQRHLTAKSHGRVNNVFDHFSDCDFLAALYNPYGPYKNHLQRLCDGVNKMLDEDNI, encoded by the coding sequence TGGCGACTGATGTCTTCAACTCCAAATACCTGGCTGTCCAGGCCCAAAAGAAGATACTTGGCAAGATGGCTTCATCTAAATACATTGCAACAACCTTCATCGATGACACAAGTGGAGAAGTATTAGATGATCTTTATCGAATGACAAAGGAATATACCCACAGCAAGAAAGATGCTgagaaaattattaaaaacctcATCAAAATAGTGATAAAATTAGCAGTTTTATACAGAAATAACCAATTTAACCAGGAGGAAATTGCAACAATGGAAAAATTCAAGAGGAAAGTCCACCAGCTGGCCATGACTGTGGTGAGCTTCCATCAAGTGGAGTTTACTTTTGACCGCAATGTGCTGTCCAAATTGTTGAATGAGTGCCGTGAGCTCCTCCATCAAGTTATTCAGCGTCACCTTACAGCAAAGTCTCATGGACGTGTCAATAATGTGTTTGACCACTTTTCAGATTGTGATTTTTTGGCTGCTTTGTATAATCCATATGGACCTTACAAAAACCACCTCCAAAGACTCTGTGATGGTGTCAACAAAATGTTGGATGAAGACAATATTTAA
- the TNFAIP8 gene encoding tumor necrosis factor alpha-induced protein 8 isoform X2, producing MRKSVATDVFNSKYLAVQAQKKILGKMASSKYIATTFIDDTSGEVLDDLYRMTKEYTHSKKDAEKIIKNLIKIVIKLAVLYRNNQFNQEEIATMEKFKRKVHQLAMTVVSFHQVEFTFDRNVLSKLLNECRELLHQVIQRHLTAKSHGRVNNVFDHFSDCDFLAALYNPYGPYKNHLQRLCDGVNKMLDEDNI from the coding sequence TGGCGACTGATGTCTTCAACTCCAAATACCTGGCTGTCCAGGCCCAAAAGAAGATACTTGGCAAGATGGCTTCATCTAAATACATTGCAACAACCTTCATCGATGACACAAGTGGAGAAGTATTAGATGATCTTTATCGAATGACAAAGGAATATACCCACAGCAAGAAAGATGCTgagaaaattattaaaaacctcATCAAAATAGTGATAAAATTAGCAGTTTTATACAGAAATAACCAATTTAACCAGGAGGAAATTGCAACAATGGAAAAATTCAAGAGGAAAGTCCACCAGCTGGCCATGACTGTGGTGAGCTTCCATCAAGTGGAGTTTACTTTTGACCGCAATGTGCTGTCCAAATTGTTGAATGAGTGCCGTGAGCTCCTCCATCAAGTTATTCAGCGTCACCTTACAGCAAAGTCTCATGGACGTGTCAATAATGTGTTTGACCACTTTTCAGATTGTGATTTTTTGGCTGCTTTGTATAATCCATATGGACCTTACAAAAACCACCTCCAAAGACTCTGTGATGGTGTCAACAAAATGTTGGATGAAGACAATATTTAA
- the TNFAIP8 gene encoding tumor necrosis factor alpha-induced protein 8 isoform X1, giving the protein MSSDGDESRDVATDVFNSKYLAVQAQKKILGKMASSKYIATTFIDDTSGEVLDDLYRMTKEYTHSKKDAEKIIKNLIKIVIKLAVLYRNNQFNQEEIATMEKFKRKVHQLAMTVVSFHQVEFTFDRNVLSKLLNECRELLHQVIQRHLTAKSHGRVNNVFDHFSDCDFLAALYNPYGPYKNHLQRLCDGVNKMLDEDNI; this is encoded by the coding sequence TGGCGACTGATGTCTTCAACTCCAAATACCTGGCTGTCCAGGCCCAAAAGAAGATACTTGGCAAGATGGCTTCATCTAAATACATTGCAACAACCTTCATCGATGACACAAGTGGAGAAGTATTAGATGATCTTTATCGAATGACAAAGGAATATACCCACAGCAAGAAAGATGCTgagaaaattattaaaaacctcATCAAAATAGTGATAAAATTAGCAGTTTTATACAGAAATAACCAATTTAACCAGGAGGAAATTGCAACAATGGAAAAATTCAAGAGGAAAGTCCACCAGCTGGCCATGACTGTGGTGAGCTTCCATCAAGTGGAGTTTACTTTTGACCGCAATGTGCTGTCCAAATTGTTGAATGAGTGCCGTGAGCTCCTCCATCAAGTTATTCAGCGTCACCTTACAGCAAAGTCTCATGGACGTGTCAATAATGTGTTTGACCACTTTTCAGATTGTGATTTTTTGGCTGCTTTGTATAATCCATATGGACCTTACAAAAACCACCTCCAAAGACTCTGTGATGGTGTCAACAAAATGTTGGATGAAGACAATATTTAA